A region of Thermococcus barossii DNA encodes the following proteins:
- a CDS encoding radical SAM protein, giving the protein MIAFGPVPSRRLGKSLGVNNIPDKVCSYACVYCQIGRTLRMEVERRPFYEPEFIFEEVSKKVEEARMKDERIDYITFVPDGEPTLDLNLSREVEMLKNLGIPLAILTNSSLIWREDVREELFDFDFVSLKLDAMTESLWRRIDRPHKSLSLERILDGMLEFRDDFDGTIVTETMLINVDYGDELERIADFLAELKPDKAYIAVPTRPPAEKWVEPAKEDLINLAYQLFSERLGEDRVEYLIGYEGNAFASTGNVEEDLLSITAVHPMREEAVEELLRKAGAGWETVERLIREGKLIELEYGGKRFYMRALPSRRKP; this is encoded by the coding sequence ATGATAGCCTTCGGTCCGGTTCCATCGAGAAGGCTCGGCAAGAGCCTCGGCGTGAACAACATACCCGACAAGGTCTGCAGTTACGCCTGCGTCTACTGCCAGATAGGGAGAACCCTGAGGATGGAGGTGGAGAGAAGGCCCTTCTACGAGCCAGAGTTCATATTCGAGGAGGTCTCCAAGAAGGTTGAGGAAGCCAGGATGAAGGATGAGAGGATAGACTACATCACATTCGTCCCCGACGGCGAGCCGACGCTCGACTTAAACCTGTCCAGAGAGGTGGAAATGCTGAAGAACCTTGGGATACCGCTGGCGATACTCACAAACTCCTCCCTGATATGGCGCGAGGACGTGAGGGAGGAGCTTTTTGACTTCGACTTCGTCTCCCTTAAGCTCGACGCGATGACCGAAAGCCTCTGGCGGAGAATAGACAGGCCCCACAAGAGCCTGAGCCTGGAGAGAATCCTCGATGGCATGCTGGAATTCAGGGACGACTTCGATGGAACCATCGTCACCGAGACGATGCTAATAAACGTCGACTACGGCGATGAGCTTGAAAGGATAGCGGACTTTCTCGCGGAGCTGAAACCTGATAAGGCCTACATAGCCGTCCCCACGAGACCTCCGGCCGAGAAGTGGGTGGAACCAGCGAAGGAAGACCTCATAAACCTCGCCTACCAGCTCTTCTCGGAAAGGCTCGGAGAGGACAGAGTTGAATACCTCATCGGCTACGAGGGCAACGCCTTCGCCTCCACCGGAAATGTTGAGGAAGACCTGCTGAGCATCACCGCGGTTCACCCCATGAGAGAGGAGGCTGTGGAGGAGCTTCTAAGGAAGGCAGGGGCCGGCTGGGAGACCGTGGAGAGGCTCATCCGGGAGGGGAAGCTCATCGAACTGGAGTACGGCGGGAAGCGCTTCTACATGCGCGCCCTTCCGAGCAGGAGAAAACCTTAA
- a CDS encoding Rossmann-like domain-containing protein: protein MLLNKLKKRALRLIDEDLRVLDFSFGLPYTYMLVEGERGKALGVAMTLPEEIQRYDNSIDETSVEAFIEKADSLNIIERSLALAAINAVSQYYIDLSSAKWIDAVELLDDNVEKVAVIGNMPPIVSALREKGLELYVFERNPKLWDRETLSDSLEYWLLPEMDAVLASASCMINGTLDMLLDMAKNARIFLLTGPTGQVLPEFLRGSGVTHLASMKVKNTERAILNLKLGRFRGFSDESLKYVLEV from the coding sequence ATGCTGCTAAATAAGCTCAAGAAAAGGGCCCTACGGCTCATCGATGAGGACCTCAGGGTTCTGGACTTCTCCTTCGGCCTCCCCTACACCTACATGCTGGTTGAAGGGGAGAGGGGGAAAGCACTGGGGGTTGCCATGACCCTGCCAGAGGAGATACAGAGGTACGACAACTCCATCGACGAGACGAGTGTGGAAGCATTCATTGAAAAGGCCGATAGCCTCAACATCATCGAGAGGTCCCTCGCTCTGGCGGCGATAAACGCGGTTTCCCAGTACTACATCGACCTGAGCAGCGCGAAATGGATAGACGCCGTGGAGCTCCTCGATGATAACGTCGAAAAGGTAGCCGTGATAGGTAACATGCCACCGATAGTTAGTGCCCTGCGGGAGAAGGGGCTGGAGCTCTACGTCTTCGAGAGAAACCCGAAGCTCTGGGACAGGGAGACGCTGAGCGACTCCCTGGAGTACTGGCTTCTGCCGGAGATGGACGCGGTGCTTGCGAGCGCATCGTGCATGATAAACGGAACCCTCGACATGCTCCTGGACATGGCGAAGAACGCCAGGATTTTCCTCCTAACCGGCCCTACGGGACAGGTTCTCCCCGAGTTCCTCAGGGGCAGCGGGGTGACCCACCTGGCCTCGATGAAGGTCAAGAACACTGAAAGGGCGATACTCAATCTGAAGCTCGGCCGCTTCAGGGGCTTCTCCGATGAGAGCCTGAAATACGTCCTGGAGGTATAG